The Streptomyces sp. NBC_00576 genome contains the following window.
GTCGGTCGGCACGCGCTCAGGCGGCCGTTCGCCGCCACCGAGATCGTCCTCTCCCCCATCCCCACCGATCCGGCGTGCCTGGGTGCGGCGACGTTCGCCCTGGAAGGCGCGCTGTCCTCGGTCATCCAGCGGTCGTCGGCCGCCCGGCGCACTGGCCCGATGCCACTGAAATAGATCTGGTCCAATCGTCAATCACCTTCGCGCGAACCGCCGTTGAGCGGTCCGCCACTTCGCCATGTCCGACATGCCGAACACTCCGCAACGTTTCGAACGGGCTTCGTCCAACCCCTTGCCGAAGCCTTAGCCGAAGGTTAACGTCCCGCTCCGCACCTCCTGTTTCAGCCACTCGGCGTTGAGCCCGTGGCCCGCAGCCGCACCAGAGACAAGGACGTCACCATGTCGGCCATGAGCAGCAACTGGGACCGCCGATCCATCCTCCGCGCCGCAGCAGGCCTGTCCGCCGCGGGCGCGCTGACCGCCTGTGGCGGCAACAACGGCCGCTCCGGTGGGGGAAGTTCGGGCACGAACCTCACGCAGTACTTCCACGCGTACGGCGAGGCGGGCACCGAGCAGGCCATCAAGAAGTACGCCAAGGCCTACGACAAGGCCAACGTGACCACGCAGTGGATCACCAGCGCCGACTTCGAGAGCAAGCTCTTCGCGACGCTGCTCACCAAGAGCGCGCCCGACCTCTTCGAGTTCCACCCGCAGATCCAGATGATCAAGAGCGGCCAGGTGGCGGACCTGACCGACATCATCGAGCCGGTCAAGTCGGACTTCAACCCGGCGGACATCAAGTCGCACACGGTCGACGGCAAGATCTACGGCGTCCGGATGATCGACGACCCGCAGTTCTTCTTCTACCGCAAGTCGATGCTGGAGGCGGCCAAGGTCGAGGTGCCGACCACGCTCGACGAGCTGATGGAGGCCGCCGCCAAGCTGACCACCAACAAGGTCAAGGGCCTGTACATCGGCAACGACCTGCACAACGTCATCAACCCGATGATCTGGTCGGCCGGCGCCGACACCCTCAATGAGAAGAACGAGATCGCCTACCACACGGACGGCGTCGTCGAGGGCATCAAGAAGATGCGCAAGCTGTTCACCAGCGGCGACCTTCTCCTCGGCGCGCCGACCGAGTCCTGGGACCCCTCCTCGCTCAACCAGGGCCTGTGCGCCATCCAGTTCTGCGGCATGTGGGCGATGCCGGGGATCCAGGCCGCGCTCGGCGACGACTGGGGCGTCTTCCCCTTCCCGAAGACCGTCGACTCCGGCAAGCAGTCGGTCTACAACGGCGGCTGGTCGATGTTCGTCAACGCCAAGAGCGAGAACGTCGAGGCCGCCAAGGAGTACGTCAAGTGGCTGTGGATCGACCAGAAGCAGTACCAGGAGGAGTGGGCCACCAACTTCGGCTTCCACATCCCGCCGCGCGCCTCGCTCGCGCAGTCGGCCACCAAGCTCAAGTCGGGCAACGCCGCTGAGGGCGTCAAACTCTTCAACGAGTTCGGGCACTTCGACAACATCGGCTGGACCCAGGCCATGATCACCGCCCTCGAGGACGTCTTCGCCAACTCCGTCCGCAAGGACATGGACCCGGAGGCCGCGCTCGACAAGGCCGACGCGGCAGTCAACCGCGAGCTCAAGAAGCTGTTCGGATAGGCCGCGGGACGGACCACGAGATGTCGACGACGAACACGCGCGACCTCGCGCGCCCCGCCCCGGCGAAGGCCTCACCGGCCAAGCCGCGGCGGGGTCTGCGGGGCAGCCCCACCTTCAACTTCTGGCTCTTCACCGGGCCGTTCCTCATCGGCCTGGCGATCTTCGTCTACGCGCCGATCCTCTGGAGCCTCTGGCTCAGCTTCTTCGAGGCCCGCTTCACCGTCACGCCCGACAAGTTCGTCGGCTTCGAGAACTACACGTACATGCTGAC
Protein-coding sequences here:
- a CDS encoding ABC transporter substrate-binding protein, producing the protein MSAMSSNWDRRSILRAAAGLSAAGALTACGGNNGRSGGGSSGTNLTQYFHAYGEAGTEQAIKKYAKAYDKANVTTQWITSADFESKLFATLLTKSAPDLFEFHPQIQMIKSGQVADLTDIIEPVKSDFNPADIKSHTVDGKIYGVRMIDDPQFFFYRKSMLEAAKVEVPTTLDELMEAAAKLTTNKVKGLYIGNDLHNVINPMIWSAGADTLNEKNEIAYHTDGVVEGIKKMRKLFTSGDLLLGAPTESWDPSSLNQGLCAIQFCGMWAMPGIQAALGDDWGVFPFPKTVDSGKQSVYNGGWSMFVNAKSENVEAAKEYVKWLWIDQKQYQEEWATNFGFHIPPRASLAQSATKLKSGNAAEGVKLFNEFGHFDNIGWTQAMITALEDVFANSVRKDMDPEAALDKADAAVNRELKKLFG